AAGATCGACAACGTGGTGGTCGGCGACACGACCGTCAGCGACGGCTCGAACATCGGCGACTTCTCGTCGCCGACGCAGGTCCGCCCGACGCCGGTCGAGAACTGGCACGTGAAGCTCGTCGGCATCCGTCCGGGCAAGGTGCCCTACGTGGCCCAGGTGGCCTCCGATGGCAAGAGCACCGTCAAGCTCGACACGCTGTCCCTGCTCAAGCTGAAGCCGGCCAAGCAGATCGTGGCCATCATCAGCTACGACGACTCCACCGAGATGGTCCAGCAGTACGCGCCGTACAAGCTGACCGTCAACGGGGAGCTGCAGCCCGGCGGCAGCTGAGGCGCTGACGGCCTTCCCGGTGACGTGGGACAGGAAACCCACGTCACCGGGAAAGTCTGCGTCCGGCTACCGTGGCGGGGTGACCCGAGAAGACGGCAGGACCCCCGACGAGCTGCGCCCGATCACCATCACCCGAGGCTGGCTCGACCACGCCGCGGGCTCGTGCCTGGTGGAGTTCGGCAAGACCCGCGTGCTGTGCGCCGTGGCCGCCACCGAGGGCGTGCCGCGCTGGCGCAAGGGCTCGGGCATGGGCTGGCTCACCGCCGAGTACGCGATGCTGCCCCAGGCCACGCACGACCGCTCCGCGCGTGAGTCGGTCAAGGGTCGGGTCGGCGGCCGCACCCACGAGATCAGCCGCCTCGTCGGCCGCTCGCTGCGCGCCGCGGTCGACCTGTCCCAGCTCGGTGAGAACACCATCGCGATCGACTGCGACGTGCTCCAGGCCGACGGCGGCACCCGCACCGCCGCGATCACCGGCGCCTACGTCGCGCTGGTCGACGCCGTGAACCACCTCAAGCAGCAGGGCGCCGTCAAGGGCGACCCGCTCGTCGACTCGATCGCCGCCGTCAGTGTCGGCATCATCGACGGCACCCCGATGCTCGACCTGCCCTACGTCGAGGACGTGCGCGCCGAGACCGACATGAACGTCGTCATGACGGGCTCGGGCAAGTTCATCGAGGTCCAGGGCACCGCCGAGGGCGCGCCGTTCGACCGCTCCGAGCTCGATGCGCTGCTCGCGCTGGCCGAGAAGGGCTGCGCCGACCTCACCCGCCTGCAGCGCGAGGCGCTGGACGCGTGACCCGCGTCGTCCTGGCATCCGGCAACGCCAAGAAGCTCGACGAGCTCCGGCGCATCCTCGAGCCGCTCGTTCCGGGTGTCGAGGTGCTCGGCCTGGCCGACGTGGCCTCCTACGACGAGCCCGCCGAGACGGAGCCCACGTTCGAGGGGAACGCGCTGATCAAGGCGCGCGTCGCCGCGGCCGAGACCGGCCTGCCGGCGCTGGCCGACGACTCGGGCCTGTGCGTCGAAGCGCTCAACGGCATGCCGGGCGTGCTGTCCGCGCGCTGGTCCGGGGTCCCGAAGGAGCAAGGGGGCGACGCGGCCAACAACCGGCTGCTGCTGGCGCAGCTGGCCGACGTTCCCGACGAGCGCCGCGGTGCCGTGTTCCGCTGCGCGATGGCCCTCGTCCTGCCGGGCGGAACCGAGATCGTCGAGGTGGGCGAGATGCCCGGCCGCGTGCTGCACGGCGAGCAGGGCGAGGGCGGCTTCGGCTACGACCCGCTGTTCGCTGCAGACGGGTACGACGTCTCCACCGCGGAGCTCTCGCGCGAGGAGAAGGACGCGATCAGCCACCGGGGCCGCGCCCTGCGCGCCATCGCCCCGCTCGTCGCGGACGCCCTCCGCCCCTGAAGTCCTCGACGTGACGCCGGTGCGCCCCGCCCTTAGCGTGGGCCCATGGCACTCGTGGAGTTCAAGGACCTGGTGATCGACGTCGAGGACCCGGCCGCCGCGGCCGAGCGGTGGGGCCGCTGGCTGCACCTCGACGGTGAGACCGACGAGGTCGGCGCGGTCCTGCGTGGCCAGCACCCCGGCCAGACGGTCTGGATCAACCCGGCATCGCCCAAGACCGTCAAGAACCGGGTCCACCTCGATCTCGTGGCGCGCGACCTGACGCCCTTCGAAGGTCTCGAGCGTGTGACCGAGCCCGGGGAGTTCAGCTGGACGACGTTCCGCGATACCGAGGGCCACGAGTTCTGCGTCTTCGAGGGCGGGGAGCGGCCGGACGGGCTCAAGGACGTCGTCGTGGACGCGATCGACCACGCCGCGATCGGCGCCTGGTGGGCCGACGTCTTCGGAGCCACCCTGGACTCGGACGGCGACTACACCTGGGTGGACGACATCCCGGGCGCGCCCACGGAGTCCTTCGACTTCGTCACCGTCCCCGAGCCGAAGACCGTCAAGAACCGGATCCACTGGGACGTGACGCTCGTGGGCGACGCCACGGTGGACGACCTCGTCACACGCGGGGCCACGGTGCTGCTGCCGCCCGGCGACGACCGGGGCTGGACCGTCATGGCCGACCCCGAGGGCAACGAGTTCTGCGTCTTCGAGGCCTGACCGCGGGTCAGAACCGGATCGCGTCGACGATCCTCACCCGCACCGCCACGATCGCGGGCAGCACCCCGGCCAGCGCACCGACCAGCAGCGAGACGCCCATCCCGAGCACCGCCGCAGAGACCGGGAACGGCGGTACGTCGTCGATGCCCTCGAGGAGGTACTTCGCGGTCCACGGGCCGTTGACCAGCGCGATCGCGACCATCACCCCGACGAGGCCCGCGACGAACGTGGCGACGATGCTCTCCATCACGACCGAGAAGAACACCCGGCCCGAGGTCGCGCCGAAGCTGCGCCGGATGCCGATCTCGCGGACCCGCTGCTGGATCGTGATCACCGAGACGTTGAGCAGGCTCAGGGCGCCGAGCAGCAGGATCACCGAGCTGATGGCGACGACGATCCACTTCGCGACGTCCAGGTCGTCGCCTCCACCCCACGCGAGGTAGTCGCTGCGCTCGGCACTGGCCTGCAGGCCGGGCAGCTCGGCGCTGATCGACCGGCCCACCGCGGCGGCCAGCTCGTCGGCTCCCTCGGTCGGCACCCACAGCTTCCACGACGCGTCGCTGACGGGCTGGGTGGCGCCGAACCAGTGGTCGTAGGCCTCGGCCAGGACGTAGGCGCGGGGGAGCTCGGAGTACCGGTCGGAGGACGAGGTGACGCCCACGATCGTGGCGCTCACCGACGTCTGGCCGCCCTGCAGGTCGACCGTGACGGGGAGCCGTGCGCCCTCGAGCCCCATCTCCTCGAGGAACTTGGGGTCGACCACGACGGAGGGGGAGAGGTTCCGCGCATCGGAGTCCACCAGCCAGCGTCCCTGCGCCGTGACGATCCGGTGCATCACCGCGTAGGCGGGATCGACGACCAGTGCCTCCACCGAGGTGGAGCGTGCGTCGCGGCGCGCGGTCAGCTGGGCGCCGCCCACCATCGACGCATGGCTGATCTGGTACTGCTCCACCACCTTGTCGAAGGCCGGACGGACGGCCGACGCCGGGGCACCCATGCCGTCGCCCTGCTCGTCGTACACGTAGACGCTCAGCATGGCCGGGCGTCCGTCCTTCTCGTACTGCTCGACCAGGGCCTGCTGCCCGATGTCCGCGACGGCCACCGTGCCACTGAGCGCCGCGACGGCCACGCCGACGCCGACCAGTGACAGCAGGACCCGCAGCTTGTGGATGCGCAGCTCGTGCCACGCCTCGATGACCGCGGCGGCGAAGCTCGTCAGGGCACGGCCGATCACGCGGCGGCGTCCAGGGGATGCAGTGCGCCGTGCTCGAGGCGGTAGCGACGGCGGGCGATGGCGGCCACGCCCGGGTCGTGCGTGATCGTGATCAGCGCGGCTCCCGAGTCGCGCGAGACGTCGTCGAGCAGCGTCATCACCTGGGCGCCGGTCTCGACGTCGAGGGCGCCGGTGGGCTCGTCGGCCAGCACCACGCGGGGCGCGCGCACCAGGGCGCGGGCGATCGCCACCCGCTGCTGCTCGCCACCGGACAGGTGCTGGGGCCGGCTGTCGAGCCGCTCGGACAGGCCCACGCGCTCGAGCATCTCGGCCGCGATCCGGCGGCGCGACCAGAACTCGCGCCCCGTCGCGTACATGAGGGGCGCGACGACGTTCTCGAGCGCCGACAGGCCCGGCAGCAGGTTGAACTGCTGGAAGACGAACCCGATGTCCCGGCCGCGGATCCTCGCGGCGGCACCGCCCGAGAGGGTGCGGACGTCCTGACCCATCCACTCCAGCGTGCCGTGCGTCGGGCGGTCGAGGAGGCCGAGCAGGTTGAGCAGGGTCGACTTGCCGGTGCCAGATCGCCCGACGATGCCGATGTGGTCGCCGCCGTGGACCGTGAGGTCGACGGCGGAGAGGATCGTCAGGTCCTCGTCGTCGGGCAGGACCACGGTGCGGCCCACACCCGTCAGTCTCACGAGCTCGGCCGCCGGCCCGGCTCCCATCAGTACCCCTCGTCGAACTCGGCGCCCTCGTCGGCGGACGGCGCGCCGGGCACGTACTGCAGGATCTCGGTGCCCTCCTTCAAGCCCTTGAGGACCTCGACGTTCTTGCCGTCGTTGACGCCCAGCCGGATCGTGCGCTCGGTGGGCTCGCCGCCGTCCTCGACGATCCACACGGTGCCGCGCTCCAGCAGACCCCTCACCGCGGTGACCGGCACGACGAGCGCGTCCTTCGTCGACCCTGCGTCGATCCGCATGGTCATGGACAGCCCGTCGAACACCGTGACGTCCTCGGGGACCGTGCAGGTGAGCTGCGCGCCGGAAGCCGGCTCCCCGCCGCCCTCCTCGTCCTGCGAGGGGGCCACGGCCGTGTCCTCACTGACCTCGTCGGCGATCTGCAGGTCGGTGCAGGTGAAGGGCTCGGGTCCACCGTCGATGGTCACGGTGGCCTCGTCGGGCGCGTCGAGCAGGCGGTACCGGTCCACCACGGCGACCGATCCCCGGGCGGTGAAGGTGGCGCGCCGGATCCGCGCCACGGCAGCGTCCTCGCCGACCTCGTCGCCGATCTTCGCGGTGAAGGAGGCCACGCGACCCTCGGCGGGCGCGGTGATCCGCTCGTACCTCACCGTGGGACGGGCGGGCTCCTCCTCGTCCTCGTCTCCGGTGGGCTCGGCC
This genomic interval from Aeromicrobium choanae contains the following:
- the rph gene encoding ribonuclease PH, which gives rise to MTREDGRTPDELRPITITRGWLDHAAGSCLVEFGKTRVLCAVAATEGVPRWRKGSGMGWLTAEYAMLPQATHDRSARESVKGRVGGRTHEISRLVGRSLRAAVDLSQLGENTIAIDCDVLQADGGTRTAAITGAYVALVDAVNHLKQQGAVKGDPLVDSIAAVSVGIIDGTPMLDLPYVEDVRAETDMNVVMTGSGKFIEVQGTAEGAPFDRSELDALLALAEKGCADLTRLQREALDA
- a CDS encoding VOC family protein, which encodes MALVEFKDLVIDVEDPAAAAERWGRWLHLDGETDEVGAVLRGQHPGQTVWINPASPKTVKNRVHLDLVARDLTPFEGLERVTEPGEFSWTTFRDTEGHEFCVFEGGERPDGLKDVVVDAIDHAAIGAWWADVFGATLDSDGDYTWVDDIPGAPTESFDFVTVPEPKTVKNRIHWDVTLVGDATVDDLVTRGATVLLPPGDDRGWTVMADPEGNEFCVFEA
- a CDS encoding ABC transporter ATP-binding protein — encoded protein: MGAGPAAELVRLTGVGRTVVLPDDEDLTILSAVDLTVHGGDHIGIVGRSGTGKSTLLNLLGLLDRPTHGTLEWMGQDVRTLSGGAAARIRGRDIGFVFQQFNLLPGLSALENVVAPLMYATGREFWSRRRIAAEMLERVGLSERLDSRPQHLSGGEQQRVAIARALVRAPRVVLADEPTGALDVETGAQVMTLLDDVSRDSGAALITITHDPGVAAIARRRYRLEHGALHPLDAAA
- the rdgB gene encoding RdgB/HAM1 family non-canonical purine NTP pyrophosphatase, coding for MTRVVLASGNAKKLDELRRILEPLVPGVEVLGLADVASYDEPAETEPTFEGNALIKARVAAAETGLPALADDSGLCVEALNGMPGVLSARWSGVPKEQGGDAANNRLLLAQLADVPDERRGAVFRCAMALVLPGGTEIVEVGEMPGRVLHGEQGEGGFGYDPLFAADGYDVSTAELSREEKDAISHRGRALRAIAPLVADALRP
- a CDS encoding ABC transporter permease, which produces MIGRALTSFAAAVIEAWHELRIHKLRVLLSLVGVGVAVAALSGTVAVADIGQQALVEQYEKDGRPAMLSVYVYDEQGDGMGAPASAVRPAFDKVVEQYQISHASMVGGAQLTARRDARSTSVEALVVDPAYAVMHRIVTAQGRWLVDSDARNLSPSVVVDPKFLEEMGLEGARLPVTVDLQGGQTSVSATIVGVTSSSDRYSELPRAYVLAEAYDHWFGATQPVSDASWKLWVPTEGADELAAAVGRSISAELPGLQASAERSDYLAWGGGDDLDVAKWIVVAISSVILLLGALSLLNVSVITIQQRVREIGIRRSFGATSGRVFFSVVMESIVATFVAGLVGVMVAIALVNGPWTAKYLLEGIDDVPPFPVSAAVLGMGVSLLVGALAGVLPAIVAVRVRIVDAIRF
- a CDS encoding efflux RND transporter periplasmic adaptor subunit, which gives rise to MTFTRTFRRFVLPTAWLLVGATIAVSLAVLAFGGDATGVEDADSPTAVALSPTLAVERGEIENSLEVRGTIVIDPAVPVKASAAGVLTHAYVPNGAKVSKGDPLFEVRTTVEPAEPTGDEDEEEPARPTVRYERITAPAEGRVASFTAKIGDEVGEDAAVARIRRATFTARGSVAVVDRYRLLDAPDEATVTIDGGPEPFTCTDLQIADEVSEDTAVAPSQDEEGGGEPASGAQLTCTVPEDVTVFDGLSMTMRIDAGSTKDALVVPVTAVRGLLERGTVWIVEDGGEPTERTIRLGVNDGKNVEVLKGLKEGTEILQYVPGAPSADEGAEFDEGY